The DNA region CCATGATGATGGTGATGGCCGGTCTGGAACGCCCCAGCAGCGGCACCGTCCGTGTCGCCGGGCAGGAGTTGAACCGGCTGGACGAGGACGGGCTGGCGCGCTTCCGCCGCCACCATGTGGGGATCGTCTTCCAGGCTTTCCATCTGGTGCCGACGATGACGGCGCTGGAGAATGTCGCCATCCCGCTGGAATTCGCCGGGGTCGCCGACGCCTTCGACCGCGCCCGCATCGGGCTGGAGCAGGTGGGCCTCGGCCACCGCATCCACCATTATCCCGGCCAGCTTTCGGGCGGCGAGCAGCAGCGCACGGCGCTGGCCCGCGCCTTCGTGACCGAGCCGTCGCTGCTTCTGGCCGACGAGCCGACCGGCAACCTCGACATCGACACCGGCGCCACCATCGTGAAGCTCCTGTTCGATCTGGCCGAGCGCCGCGGCACGACGCTGGTCCTGATCACCCACGACCCCGGCCTCGCCGCCCGCTGCGACCGCACGGTCCGGCTGGCCGACGGCCGCATCGCCGACGACGGGCAGGCGGCGCGGCACGCAAAACTGCAGGCGGCGGGGGAGTGAGGGGGATGGAAAGGACGAGAAAGCGGGGGAGCGTCACGGGATGACCAATCTCGGCCTCGCCCTCCGCCTTGCCCGGCGGGAGCTGCGCACCGGCCTGAAGGGCTTCTGGGTCTTCCTCGCCTGTCTGGCGCTCGGCGTCGCCGCCATCGCCGCGGTGCAGTCGGTGTCGAGCGGGCTGCTCGACGGGCTGGCCAATGACGGGCGCTCCATCCTCGGCGGCGACGTCGCGGTGCGGCAGCTCTACAGCCCCCCGGTCGACGAGCAGATGGCGGCACTGACCACCGCCGGCCGGGTGTCGACCTCCGCCGAGATGCGGGCGATGGCCCGTGCCGACGACGATGTCCGTTCCTCCCTGGTCGAACTGAAGGCGGTCGACGACGTCTATCCGCTCTACGGAACGGTGACGCTGGTGGGCGGCGGCGACCTGCGCGATGCGTTGGCGCAGAAGGACGGCCGCTGGGGCGCGGTGATCGAGGCCAGCCTCGTCGACCGGCTCGGCGTGAAGATCGGCGACACCATCCATGTCGGCGAGGGCGCCTATCGCGTCGCCGCCGTGCTGGACCGCGAGCCGGACCGCGCCTCCTCCAACGCCTTCTCGCTGGGGCCGCGGCTGATGGTGGCGCTGCCGTCGCTGCAGGGCACCGGGTTGCTGCAACCCGGCAGTCTCACCTGGTGGAGCGCCAAGGTGGCGCTGCCGCCCGAAACCGACCTGAAGGCGTGGCAGGAGAGCCTGCGCGCCCGCTTCCCCGACGCGCCATGGCGGATGCGCGACTACACCAACGCCTCGCCGCAGATCGAGCGCTTCATCGACCGCATGACGCTGTTCCTGACGCTGGTCGGGCTGACCGCCCTGCTGGTCGGCGGCGTCGGCGTGGGCAACGCGGTGCGCAGCCATCTGGATTCGCGCGCCCGCACCATCGCCATGATGAAGTGCATCGGCGCGCCGGGCGCCCTGGTGTTCCAGCTCTATCTGGCGCAGATCCTGGCGCTGGCCCTGCTGGGCATCGTCATCGGGCTGGCGCTGGGCGCGGTGGCGCCGCTGGCGCTGGGCCGTCTGCTCGACGGCGTGCTGCCGGTGTCGGCGCAGATCGGCGTCTATCCGGGCGCCCTGGCGCTGGCCGCCCTCTATGGCGTGCTGACGGCGCTGACCTTCTCGCTCTGGCCGCTCGGCCGGGCGCGCGAGGTGCCGGCGGGCGCGCTGTTCCGCGACGTGATCGCCCCGGCCGCCGGCCGGCCGCGCACGCCCTATACGGTGGCGATGATCGCGTCGGCGGTGGCGCTGGCCGGGCTGGCGGTGCTGACGGCGCACAACAAGGTCTTCGCCCTGTGGTTCGTCGGCGGCTCCATCGCCACCTTCATCGCCTTCCGCGCCGCGGCGGCGCTGGTGACCTGGGGCGCGGCCCGGGTCGGCCGTGTCCGTCGGCCGGGGCTGCGGCTGGCGCTCGCCAACCTGCACCGGCCGGGCAACCCGACGGCGGCGGTGGTTCTGTCGCTGGGACTAGGCCTGACGGTGCTGGTCGCCATCGCGCTGATCCAGGGCAACTTCTCCCGCCGGGTGTCGGAGACGATCCCGCAGGACGCTCCCAGCTTCTTCTTCGTCGACATCCAGCGCGACCAGTTCGATCCCTTGCGCGACCTCGTCACCGGCATCCCCGGCACCAGCGCCTTCGAGGCGGTGCCGAGCCTGCGCGGCCGGATCGAGCGGGTGAACGGACAGGACGCCGACAAGGCGCTGGTCAACCCGGAACAGGCCTGGATCCTGGCCGGCGACCGCGGCATCACCTATTCGGCGACGCTGCCCAGGCATTCCACAGTCACCGCCGGCAGCTGGTGGCCGACCGATTATGCCGGGCCGCCGCTGATCTCCATCCACCAGAGCGTCGCCGAGGCCTTCGGCATCGGTCCCGGCGCGACCCTGTCCATCAACATCCTGGGCCGCAGCATCGAGGCGACGGTCGCCAACGTCCGCGCCGCCGATTTCAGCAGCATGGCGATCAACTTCACCATGGTCTTCGCCCCCGGCACGCTGGAAGGCGCGCCGCAGACCTGGGTCGCCACCGTCCGCGCCACACCGGATGCCGAGACGCAGGTGCAGCGCGCCGTGCTGCAGCGCTTCCCCAACATCACCATGGTGCGGGTGCAGGACGCGCTCGACACGGTGTCGGAGATGCTGGGCCATATCGGCACGGCGGTGCGCATCGTCGCCGGCATCACGCTGGCCGCCGGCACGCTGGTGCTGGCCGGCGCGGTCGCCGCCGGCCACCGCCGCCGGGTCTACGACGCGGTGGTGCTGAAGGTGCTGGGGGCGACGCGCGGCGACGTTCTGCGCGCCTTCCTGTTGGAATACGGGTTGCTGGGGCTGCTGACCGCGGTCATCGCCGGCGGCATCGGCACGCTGACCGCCTGGGCGGTGCTGCGCTTCCTGATGCGGTGGGAGTGGAGCTTCCTGCCCTCCGCAGTGATCACCACGGCCTTGCTCAGCACCGCGATCACGCTCGCGTTCGGGTTCTATGGTACTTGGCGGGCATTGGGCCAGCCTTCCGCGCCATTGCTTCGGAACGAATGACCCACACGGCAGATGGCCATAGCAAAAACGAAACGTGAAAGCTTTTTCATCTTGGAGAGCCGCTGCCGATTCCTATTGAACCGAATTGCGGACTCGCCAATATGTCACCCCGACGGGATCACCCTATTCCACCGAGGAAACCAACATGGCAGACCCGACCTATAACCGCTTCGCGACCGTGGGCCGCGCGACAGATCGGGGATACTTCGACGAAGGCCTGCGGCAGCACATGCTGCGCGTGTACAACTACATGGGCGCCGGCCTGATTCTGACGGGTCTGGTCGCCGCACTCGTGTCGTCCAGCCCGGCCATGATGGCGGCGATCTTCGGAACGCCGCTGAAGTGGGTGGTGATGCTGGCCCCGCTGGCGTTCGTGATGGTGCTGTCCTTCGGCATCCAGCGCCTGTCCTTCGCATCCGCCCAGCTCGTCTTCTGGGCCTATTGCGGCGCGATGGGCCTGTCGATGTCGGCGATCTTCCTGGTCTTCACCGGCGCCTCCATCGCTCTGACCTTCTTCGTCACCGCCGCGACCTTCCTGGCGATGAGCCTGTACGGCTACACCACGAAGGCCGACCTGTCGAAGATGGGCTCGTTCCTGATGATGGGCGTCATCGGCCTGGTCATCGCCGGCCTGGCGAACATCTTCTTCCAGTCGCCGGCCCTGCACTTCGCGATCTCCGCCATCGGCGTGCTGATCTTCACCGGCCTGACCGCCTACGACACCCAGGCGATCAAGGAAAGCTACGCCGAGGGCTACGATCACGAGAGCACCGGCAAGCTGGCCCTGATGGGCGCCCTGACGCTGTACCTGGACTTCATCAACCTGTTCCAGTTCCTGCTGCAGTTCCTGGGTCAGCGCAACAACGACTGATCCCGAGACGCCTGATCGGACAAGCATCAACCGCCCGGAAGCACCCGCTTCCGGGCGGTTTTCTTTTGCGTCCGTTCAGGACTCCACCGTCACCGCGTCGCCGAGCCTGAGGCCGAGCGTGCTGTCGGCCCGCCCGCGGTTGACGGCGATCTCCGCCAGCCCGTTGGAGTTCCCGTACCACAGCGGCTCCCCCGGCCCGACCGCGCCGAAGGTGCGGGCATGGACGATGCGGGTGCCGGCGGCGCTCAGCACCGCATCGGCGGGCAGGGTGGATGCCCGCATGCCCGTCATGGCGTTGCCGTAGACATCGACATAGACGATGCGCGCCAGTTCGTCGGGCCAGCCGGGACGGTCGATGGCGGCACGGGGGAGCGGGCTGCGCTCAACCGGCCGGCCGGTGGCGAGGCTGGCGGCGACGGGGGCGAACAGGTCGCGGCCGTGGAAGCTGGCGGACAGCCGGTCCGGGATCCAGTCGATGGTCCAGGCGTTCAGCGACGTCGCTCGGCGGGCGAGCAGGGCGAACAGGCCGTTGTCGGGACCGACGAACCAGCGCCCGTCGGCCTCCACCATCACCGGCCGCCGGTCGGTGCCGACACCGGGATCGACGACGCAGAGAAAGACGCTTCCGGCAGGAAAGGCCGGGGCGTAGGCGGCCAGCAGATAGGCCGACAGCTGCGGATCGAAGGCGGGGGCGTCGGCGAACAGGTCGATGACGGAGATGCCGGGCGCCTGCTGCGCCAGCACCGCCTTCATCTGGCCGGTATAGGGGCCGGAAAGGCCGAAGTCGGTGAAGAGCAGGATCATCGCGTGTTGCCGCCTCCGCAGTGTTGCCCCCTCCTTAACACTCCCCGCCCTTGGGCCGGCTGTTGGCCGGTCCGATTGCGGTGGAGGGATAGGGAGGGGGCGGTCGAAGCAACACCCTCACACCGACTTCGTATCCAGCGCATACCCCGCCGACCGTACGGTGCGGATCAGGTCCAGCTCTTCGTCTTCGTTCATCGCCTTGCGCAGGCGGCGGATGTGTACGTCGACCGTACGCGGCTCCACGTACACGTCGTGGCCCCACACCAGATCGAGCAGCTGTTCGCGGGAGAAGACGCGGCCGGGATGCTGCATGAAGTGGCGCAGCAGGCGGAATTCGGTCGGCCCCAGATGTACGTCCCGGCCGTTGCGGCGTACGCGGTGGGCGGCCAGATCCATCGTCACGTCGGCGAAGGTCAGCACCTCGTCGGTCATGCCGGGAGAGGCGCGGCGCAGCACCGCGCGCATGCGGGCCACCAGTTCGGTCGGGGAGAAGGGCTTGGTGATGTAGTCGTCCGCGCCGGAATTCAGGCCGCGCACCCGGTCCCCTTCCTCGCCGCGGGCGGTCAGCATGATGATCGGAATGTCGCGGGTCTTGGCGTTGCGGCGCAGCTGGCGGCAGACCTCCAGCCCGCTCATCAGCGGCAGCATCCAGTCGAGCAGCACGATGTGCGGCGTCTGTTCGCCGGCGGCCAACAGGGCCTCCTCGCCGTCGCTGGCGGTGGCGACGCGGAAGCCTTCCTTTTCCAGGTTGTACCTCAACAGCGTCAGGATGTCGGCCTCGTCCTCGACGACCAGGACGAGCGGCTTGAGGGCCGCGTTCATGGAGGCTCCGTTCACAGCGCGCGTCTCGACGTTAACCGGCATGGGACAGCCTTTTCAACAAAGAGGGAAGGGGGCGCAAGCGTGATGCACAGGGTTCAGCCGTAGCGGCCGGTGATGTAGCCCTGGGTGCGTTCGTCGCGTGGGTTGGTGAAGATCTCGCCGGTGTCGTCGCACTCCACCATCTCGCCCAGATGGAAAAAGGCGGTGCGCTGGGACACGCGGGCGGCCTGCTGCATGTTGTGGGTGACGATGACGATGGTGTAGTTGGCCCGCAGCTCGTCGATCAGCTCCTCGATATGGGCGGTCGCGATGGAGTCGAGCGCGGAACAGGGCTCGTCCATCAGGATCACCTCGGGGCTGACGGCGATGGCGCGGGCGATGCACAGCCGCTGCTGTTGGCCGCCGGACAGGCTGGTGCCGGGCTCGCGCAGGCGGTCCTTCACCTCGCCCCACAGGCCGGCGCGCTTGAGGGAGGTCTGCACCACCTCGTCCAGCTCGTCCCGGCCGGAAGCCAGGCCGTGGATGCGCGGGCCGTAGGCGATGTTGTCGTAGATCGACTTCGGAAAGGGGTTCGGCTTCTGGAACACCATGCCGACGCGGGCGCGCAGCTGCACCGCGTCCACGGTCTTGCCGTAGACATCCTCGCCGTCCAGCGCGATCCGTCCCTCGATCCGGCAGCCCTCGATGGTGTCGTTCATCCGGTTCAGGCAGCGCAGGAAGGTCGACTTGCCGCAGCCGGACGGGCCGATCAGCGCCAGCACCCGGTTTTCGTGGATGTCGAGATCGATGCCCTTCAGCGCCTGCTTGGCGCCATAGAACACCTTCACCCCGCGGGCGGTCATCTTGCTGGGCAGGGCGGCGCCGGGCCGCTGGCCCGGATGTTGGTCGGGGCGCCGGTCGCCGCGAGGCCGCAGCTTCAGCTGGCCCGGAATACCGCTCTTGATGCCGCTCGGGATGCTCATGGCGCTCACCACCGTCTCTCGAAAATCTTGCGCAGGATCACGGCCGTCCCGTTCAGCAGGATCAGGATGCCGAGCAGGATCAGGATCGCCGCCGAAGTGCGTTCGGTGAAGGCGCGCTCGGGGCTGTCGGCCCACATGTAGATCTGAACGGGCAGCACCGTGGCGCTGTCGGTCAGCCCCTGGGGCACGTCGACGATGAAGGCGACCATGCCGATCATCAGCAGCGGCGCCGTCTCGCCCAGCGCGCGGACCATGCCGATGATGGTGCCGGTCAGGATGCCGGGCATCGCCAGCGGCAGCACATGGTGCAGCACCGTCTGCAGCGGCGAGGCGCCGATGCCCAGCGCCGCCTCGCGGATCGACGACGGCACCGCCTTCAGAGCGGCGCGGGACGCGATGATGATGACCGGCAGCGTCATCAGCGCCATCACCAGCCCGCCGACCAGCGGGGCGGAGCGCGGCATGCCGAAGAAGCCGAGGAACACGGCGAGGCCCAGCAGGCCGAATATGATCGACGGCACCGCGGCGAGGTTGTTGATGTTCACCTCGATCAGGTCGGTCCAGCGGTTCCTGGGCGCGAATTCCTCCAGATAGACCGCGGCGGCGATGCCCACCGGCACCGACAGCCCCATGGTCACCAGGAGCGTCAGCAGCGAGCCGACGACGGCGCCGCCGATGCCGGCCTGTTCCGGCTCGCGGCTGTCGCCGGCCGTGAACAGGGTGGTGTTGAAGCCCTGCGCCAGCGCGCCGGAGGCCAGCAGCGCGTCGGCGGCGGCGATCTTGGCGTCGCTGAGGCCGCGTTCGCTCTCCGGCAGGTCGCGGCGGTAGCGGCCCTTCACCAACTGGTCGATCTGGTCGTCGGCGCGCACCCAGACGGTCAGCGTGGTGCCGGCCAGCGCCGGATCCCTGGCGACCATCGCCTCCAGCTCGTAGGGCGCGCCCGACGACAGCAGGTCGTTCAGCACGCGGCGGCCGGCGCGGTCGCTCACCTCCGGGAACTGCGCATACAGCGCCCGGCGCAGCATGGGCATGTAGTTGCGCTCGGCCACCTCCGCCGGGTCCAGCGTCACCTCCAGCCGGATGCGCGTTTCCCAGAATGCGGTGCTGCCCTTGGCGACGATGGAGCCCAGCAGCACCACCAGCATCATCGCCGCCAGCGCCACCGCCGCCGCCCCGGCCAGCCGGAAGCGGCGCTCGGCGGCGTGACGGGCGCGCAGGCGGCGGGCGAAGGCCTCGCTCCTGACGCGCGGCTTCGCCGGAGCGGCGGGGGAGGACTCAGGTGAGGGCGTCACGGCCGCCGCGTCCCGCTCGACGAGGTCAGTCATATTTTTCCCGATAGGTCCGGACCACCCGCAGGGCGACCATGTTGAGGCAGAGCGTGACGAGGAACAGCACGAGGCCGAGGCCGAAGGCCGACAGCGTCTTCGGGCTGTCGAACTCCTGGTCGCCGACCAGCAGCGTGGCGATCTGGGTGGTGACGGTGGTCACCGCCTGCAGCGGGTTGGCGGTCATATTGGCGGTCAGGCCGGACGCCATGGTGACGATCATCGTCTCGCCGATGGCGCGGCTGACCGCCAGCATCACCGCGGCGACGATGCCCGGCAGCGCCGCCGGCAGGACCACCTGCTTGATCGTCTCCGACTTGGTGGCGCCGAGGCCGTAGGAGCCGTCGCGCAAGCCCTGCGGCACCGCGTTGATGACGTCGTCCGACAGGGAACTGACGAAGGGGATGATCATCACCCCCATGACGATGCCGGCGGCCAGCGCCGATTCCGAACTGACGTCCAGCCCCAGCACCTCGCCCACCGAGCGCACGAAGGGCGCCATGGTCAGTGCCGCGAAGTAGCCGTAGACCACGGTCGGGATGCCGGCCAGGATCTCCAGCGCCGGCTTCAGCCAGGTGCGCACGCCGCGCCCGGCATATTCCGACATGTAGATCGCCGCCATCAGCCCGACCGGCACCGCCACCAGCATGGCGATGACGGTGATGAGAAGCGTGCCGGCGAACAGCGGGATCGCCCCGAAGGAACCGCTGGAGCCGACCTGATCGGCCCGCATCGCCATCTGCGGGCTCCAATGGGTGCCGAACAGGAAGTCGACCGGCGAAACGACGGTGAAGAAGCGCAGCGCCTCGAACAGCAGCGACAGGACGATGCCGACCGTGGTCAGGATGGCGACCATCGAGCAGACGATCAGCGCCGCCCGCACCACCCGCTCCACCACCGGGCGGGCGCGCAGGTCCGGCCCGATGCGGTGGCGGCCCCAGGCGAGGCCGGCGACCGCCAGGCTGGCGCCGACGGCCAGCAGGCTCCAGTCGGCAAGCTCGCGCAAGGCCGCATAGCGGCGGGCCGCATCCTGCACCAGGGGGTCGGGCTCCCGCCCGGTGGCGATGCCGCGGGCGAGGTTGAGGATGTCGGCCTTCAGCAGGGCGACCGACTGGCCGTCGCCGGTGGTCAGCCGTTCCGGCAGGGCGGACAGCACCAGCTGCATGGCGAGCCAGCCTTCCGACGCGGTCCAGGCCACGAACAGCAGCAGCGCCGGCAGCCCGGCCCACAGGGCCACATAGACGCCGTGGTAGGAGGGGACCGAATGCAGCTCCGCCACCCGCCCGCCGACGGACGCCGCCGCGCGCGACCGGCCGGTCATGAAGCCGATCACGGTTAGCAGGGCCAGGATCAGGGCGAGAAGGGTCAGCTGCATTCGGAATGCCCGGAGGGAGACAGGATGGTCAGAACCGCAGCGGCGTCAGGCCGACCGCCTGGATGCGGGCGGTATCGCGCAGCCCCTTCGGCTCCGGGATCAGGCCCTTGTCGACCAGATAGCCGTCCTCTCCCACCGCGCGTTCGGAGGTGTATTCGCCGATGAATTCTCGGATCCCCGGAATGACGCCGGCATGGGCGGTCTTGACGTAGATGTAGAGCGGACGCGCCAGCTCATACCTGCCGGCCGCCACCGTCTCCGCCGTCAGCTCCACCCCGTTCATCGGCGCCGCGCGCAGGGTGTCGCGGTTCTGGTCGAGATAGCTGTAGCCGAACACGCCGAAGGCATTGGGGTTGGCGGTCAGCTTCTGGACGATCAGGTTGTCGTTCTCGCCGGCCTCGACATAGGCGCCGTCCTCGCGGATCGTCATGCAGGCACGCTCGCGCGCCTTCTCGTCGGGAACCGCCCCGGCGACCTCGGCCACCTTGTTGCAGCCCTCCAGCATCGCCAGTTCGTTGAAGGTGTCGCGGGTACCGGAGGTGGGGGGCGGGCCCAGCACCTCGATCGCCGCCTGGGGCAGCGACGGGTCGATGTCCGACCACAGCTTGTACGGGTTGGCGACCAGGGCGCCGTTCACCGGCACCTCCTTGGCCAGCGCCTTCCACAGCACGACGGTCGACAGCGACACCGGCGCCGCCTTCTTGGACGAGGCCAGCGCGATGCCGTCATAGCCGATCTTCAGCTCGGTGATCGTGGTGACGCCGTTGGCGGCGCACTGGTCGACCTCCGACTTCTTGATGCGGCGCGACGCGTTGACGACGTCGGGATGGGCCGGGCCGACGCCGGCGCAGAACAGCTTCAACCCGCCGCCGGTGCCGGTGGACTCGACCACCGGCGTCTTGAACTTGCCGGTCTTGCCGAAGGCTTCGGCCACCGCGGTGGTGAAGGGGAAGACGGTGGAAGAGCCGACCGCGCGGATCTGGTCGCGCGACTGCGCAGAAGCTGGGGCGGCGGTAAGGATAGCACCCAATCCCAGGCCCAAGGCGGTCACGGCGTAGACATGCATCCGGGTGGTCACGGGTGCCCTCCTTGGGGAAACGGAGACTGGTCCATCGGAATGGCGCGGACCATAGACCCGGAGGGAGACCGCATGATTGCGTTTTTATGACACTTTCATGACACGGTCACGGAGTACCGCGCCATGCCTATACCACGCCAAATCCTCTCTCTCCCTGAGGGGAAAGGGGAGTTTGGAGGGAGGAAGAGGCAGCCTCTCCCGCCGCGGGCAGATAGACGGTGAAGGCGCTGCCCACCCCGACCTCGCTTTCGATGGTCAGACGGCCGCGGTGGCGGTTCAGGATGTGCTTGACGATGGCGAGCCCCAGCCCGGTGCCGCCCATGGCGCGGGACCGCGCGGCGTCGACGCGGTAGAAGCGTTCGGTCAGGCGGGGCAGGTGGGTGCGGGCGATGCCGTCGCCATGGTCGCGCACCGACACCGACACCATGGATGTGCCGCCCCGCACCGCGCGCTTGTCCTTCGCCGTGGCCCCGGCGGGCGTTGGCAGCCCCGCAAAACCAACCGCCGCGCCGTCGGCCAGCGCCACGGTGACGATCACGTCGGTGGCCTCGCGTGTGTATTTGATCGCGTTGCTGACCAGATTCTGGAAGACCTGGGTCAGCTGGTCCTCGTCGCCGACGACATAGGGCAGGGCTTCCGGCGCTTCCAGCCGCAGGCGGATGCGGCGCTGGGCCGCCTTCAGTTCCAGCGCGGCGATGACGTTCTCCAATTCCTCCACCACATCGACCCGGCCGCTGGGCGGCATATGCTCGTCCAACTCGATGCGGGAGAGGGACAGCAGATCGTTGACCAGCCGGGTCATGCGGCTGGCCTGGTCGTGCATGATCGACAGGAAGCGGTCCTGCGCCTCGGGATCGTCGCGCGCAGGACCGCGCAGCGTTTCGATGAAGCCCAGCAGCGATGACAGCGGCGTGCGCAGTTCGTGGCTGGCGTTGGCGATGAAGTCGGCGCGCATCTGCTCCGACCGGCGGGCGGCGGTGACGTCGTGCAGGGTCAGGATCGCCATGCGGGCGACGGTGTGCGGACGCGGCGCCGGATCCTCCTTGATCTCTCCGTCCAGCAGGGAAGGGTCGGGTTCCGGCACCAGCCGCTGGAAGGGCTTCACCTGCGCCTCGAAGCTGCGCTCCACCGGGACCGGCAGCGTGAATTCGATGATGCGCGACGCACCGCCGCGCAGGACCGAATCCACCGCCTCCAGCACCGCCGGGGTGCGCAGGGAGGAGGCGAGGTCGCGGTCCACCACCTTGTCGCCGAACAACTCCCGCGCGGACTGGTTGGCCCGTACCACCTGCCGCTCCGCATCCATCAGCAGCAGCGGGGCGGGCAGGGCGTCGATCACCGCTTCATTCGCCTCCAGCTGCATCCGCACGCGTTCCGCCCGGCGCAGGCCGACCCGGTGCAGCCGGCCGACGGTCGCGGTCAGCGCCTTCAGGGCGGGCGGCGTGCCGGCCGGGGCCAGCGGCTCGTCGGCTTCCGCCAGCCGCGCGGCGTAATCGGTCACCGCATCGGCATCGCGCCGGTGGCTGCGCAGGACCAGCACCGCGCCGGTCAGCGCCAGCGCCGCCGCCGCCAGAGCCAACCCGCCATGCAGCGCCCCGACATGCACCGCCCAGGCCAGCACGACCAGCAGGGGCGCCAGCATCAACAGGATCGCGGTCAGCAACGGGGTGGGCGGCGACGCCTTCGGGCGCATGGGAACGGCACCGGATCTGAGGGTGGCGGGACAGGCAACGTGACGTTCAGCCCTTCTACACCATCGTCACGCATGCGGCGCGGCGGTCATAAAAGATTCATGGCCGGAGCTATGGCCGCAGCCACGCGGTCCTTCGTTGACTCCAATATAATGGAACTTCATTCTATGATCATGGAGAACACGAAAACCGACATCGTCGGCCGCCTTGCCACCCGCCTGCGCGCCTTGCGGGCGGAGCAGGGATTGACCCTCGACGGACTGGCGGAACGGGCGGGGGTCAGCCGCTCGATGATTTCACTGGTGGAGCGGGGGGAGAGCAGCCCGACCGCCTCCGTCCTGGACCGGCTCGCCGCCGGATTGGGCGTGACGCTGGCCGCCTTGTTCGCGCAGGCCGAGCGGCAGGACGCCTCTCCGGTCGCCCGACGTTCCGACCAGATCGCCTGGACCGACCCCGCCACCGGCTACCGCCGCCGCAACCTGTCGCCGCCGGGCTTCCCGTCGCCCATCGAATTGGTGGAGGTGGAGTTGCCGCCGGGCGCCCGCGTCTTCTACGACA from Azospirillum ramasamyi includes:
- a CDS encoding ABC transporter permease, with the translated sequence MTNLGLALRLARRELRTGLKGFWVFLACLALGVAAIAAVQSVSSGLLDGLANDGRSILGGDVAVRQLYSPPVDEQMAALTTAGRVSTSAEMRAMARADDDVRSSLVELKAVDDVYPLYGTVTLVGGGDLRDALAQKDGRWGAVIEASLVDRLGVKIGDTIHVGEGAYRVAAVLDREPDRASSNAFSLGPRLMVALPSLQGTGLLQPGSLTWWSAKVALPPETDLKAWQESLRARFPDAPWRMRDYTNASPQIERFIDRMTLFLTLVGLTALLVGGVGVGNAVRSHLDSRARTIAMMKCIGAPGALVFQLYLAQILALALLGIVIGLALGAVAPLALGRLLDGVLPVSAQIGVYPGALALAALYGVLTALTFSLWPLGRAREVPAGALFRDVIAPAAGRPRTPYTVAMIASAVALAGLAVLTAHNKVFALWFVGGSIATFIAFRAAAALVTWGAARVGRVRRPGLRLALANLHRPGNPTAAVVLSLGLGLTVLVAIALIQGNFSRRVSETIPQDAPSFFFVDIQRDQFDPLRDLVTGIPGTSAFEAVPSLRGRIERVNGQDADKALVNPEQAWILAGDRGITYSATLPRHSTVTAGSWWPTDYAGPPLISIHQSVAEAFGIGPGATLSINILGRSIEATVANVRAADFSSMAINFTMVFAPGTLEGAPQTWVATVRATPDAETQVQRAVLQRFPNITMVRVQDALDTVSEMLGHIGTAVRIVAGITLAAGTLVLAGAVAAGHRRRVYDAVVLKVLGATRGDVLRAFLLEYGLLGLLTAVIAGGIGTLTAWAVLRFLMRWEWSFLPSAVITTALLSTAITLAFGFYGTWRALGQPSAPLLRNE
- the pstB gene encoding phosphate ABC transporter ATP-binding protein PstB, with the protein product MTARGVKVFYGAKQALKGIDLDIHENRVLALIGPSGCGKSTFLRCLNRMNDTIEGCRIEGRIALDGEDVYGKTVDAVQLRARVGMVFQKPNPFPKSIYDNIAYGPRIHGLASGRDELDEVVQTSLKRAGLWGEVKDRLREPGTSLSGGQQQRLCIARAIAVSPEVILMDEPCSALDSIATAHIEELIDELRANYTIVIVTHNMQQAARVSQRTAFFHLGEMVECDDTGEIFTNPRDERTQGYITGRYG
- a CDS encoding Bax inhibitor-1/YccA family protein, with the translated sequence MADPTYNRFATVGRATDRGYFDEGLRQHMLRVYNYMGAGLILTGLVAALVSSSPAMMAAIFGTPLKWVVMLAPLAFVMVLSFGIQRLSFASAQLVFWAYCGAMGLSMSAIFLVFTGASIALTFFVTAATFLAMSLYGYTTKADLSKMGSFLMMGVIGLVIAGLANIFFQSPALHFAISAIGVLIFTGLTAYDTQAIKESYAEGYDHESTGKLALMGALTLYLDFINLFQFLLQFLGQRNND
- the pstA gene encoding phosphate ABC transporter permease PstA, with the protein product MTDLVERDAAAVTPSPESSPAAPAKPRVRSEAFARRLRARHAAERRFRLAGAAAVALAAMMLVVLLGSIVAKGSTAFWETRIRLEVTLDPAEVAERNYMPMLRRALYAQFPEVSDRAGRRVLNDLLSSGAPYELEAMVARDPALAGTTLTVWVRADDQIDQLVKGRYRRDLPESERGLSDAKIAAADALLASGALAQGFNTTLFTAGDSREPEQAGIGGAVVGSLLTLLVTMGLSVPVGIAAAVYLEEFAPRNRWTDLIEVNINNLAAVPSIIFGLLGLAVFLGFFGMPRSAPLVGGLVMALMTLPVIIIASRAALKAVPSSIREAALGIGASPLQTVLHHVLPLAMPGILTGTIIGMVRALGETAPLLMIGMVAFIVDVPQGLTDSATVLPVQIYMWADSPERAFTERTSAAILILLGILILLNGTAVILRKIFERRW
- a CDS encoding SAM hydrolase/SAM-dependent halogenase family protein; the protein is MILLFTDFGLSGPYTGQMKAVLAQQAPGISVIDLFADAPAFDPQLSAYLLAAYAPAFPAGSVFLCVVDPGVGTDRRPVMVEADGRWFVGPDNGLFALLARRATSLNAWTIDWIPDRLSASFHGRDLFAPVAASLATGRPVERSPLPRAAIDRPGWPDELARIVYVDVYGNAMTGMRASTLPADAVLSAAGTRIVHARTFGAVGPGEPLWYGNSNGLAEIAVNRGRADSTLGLRLGDAVTVES
- the phoB gene encoding phosphate regulon transcriptional regulator PhoB, producing the protein MNAALKPLVLVVEDEADILTLLRYNLEKEGFRVATASDGEEALLAAGEQTPHIVLLDWMLPLMSGLEVCRQLRRNAKTRDIPIIMLTARGEEGDRVRGLNSGADDYITKPFSPTELVARMRAVLRRASPGMTDEVLTFADVTMDLAAHRVRRNGRDVHLGPTEFRLLRHFMQHPGRVFSREQLLDLVWGHDVYVEPRTVDVHIRRLRKAMNEDEELDLIRTVRSAGYALDTKSV
- a CDS encoding ABC transporter ATP-binding protein; the protein is MSKVQSSATSSTSIARPLHDPIVELDDVHLRLDSGAGPVNILRGVNLQVAAGERVGVVGPSGSGKSTMMMVMAGLERPSSGTVRVAGQELNRLDEDGLARFRRHHVGIVFQAFHLVPTMTALENVAIPLEFAGVADAFDRARIGLEQVGLGHRIHHYPGQLSGGEQQRTALARAFVTEPSLLLADEPTGNLDIDTGATIVKLLFDLAERRGTTLVLITHDPGLAARCDRTVRLADGRIADDGQAARHAKLQAAGE